A single window of Hyla sarda isolate aHylSar1 chromosome 2, aHylSar1.hap1, whole genome shotgun sequence DNA harbors:
- the LOC130358096 gene encoding protein spinster homolog 1-like: MASPQDPLLKEEEEAMEDHSDMDVEKGDIPERQNLPSLSVMSTARSIITVVILAFVNLLIYANRSSVAGVLPYIQKAYDTNASLSGLLNTLFIGSYVLVAPIAGYLGDHCNKKYTVCAGVIVWLSMTLTLSFIPDGYFLLFLLTSGLVGAGEATFCTIAPSIIADLFTSDQRTRMLNVFYSVIPVGCGLGYIIGPKVTDAARGDWHWAFRVTPGLGLIAVALMILVTKELPRATTNGKKNNKSPKFSKWMTDLKKLFKNRSFMLTTMGSTAVSFIVGAIGVWGPSYLTHARTLLQEKDPCRPGPCDYHDILIFGVVTVVSGILGVVAGSEISKRYRKSNPRADPLVCGCAMMLSAPFLLLALTFGNISLVATNIFIFIGETLLSVNFTLISDIILKVVTPWRRSSALAVQMTIYHLLGDAGSPYLIGLISDTYERGYAKSPLLKYRSLEYALMTSTIMAVIGGAFFMATALFIERDKQEAEMESEPPSSSSSSLLPADEDRASD; encoded by the coding sequence atggcctctccacaagacccattgctgaaggaggaggaagaagcaatggaggaccatagtgatatggatgtagaaaagggcgatatccctgagaggcagaacctgccatctctaagcgtgatgtccaccgcacgttccatcatcaccgtagtgatcctcgcctttgttaatttgctcatttatgcaaatcgctccagcgtggcgggggtgctgccttatatacagaaagcatatgacaccaatgctagtctgtccggcttattgaatacattgttcattggaagctacgtgctggtcgcaccaattgccggatatttgggagatcactgtaataagaaatatactgtctgcgcaggagtcatcgtttggctgagcatgacacttaccctgtcattcatccctgacgggtatttcctgctcttcctgctgacgagtgggctggttggagccggagaggcgactttctgcaccatcgccccctccatcattgcagacctttttacaagtgaccagcggacccgcatgctgaacgtgttttactccgtcatacctgtaggctgcggactaggatacatcatcgggcccaaagtgactgatgcagcaaggggcgattggcactgggcgtttcgggtcacccctggcctgggcctcatagctgtcgctttgatgattttggtcacaaaggagcttccaagagcgactacaaacgggaagaagaacaacaaatccccgAAGTTTTCCAAATGGatgacagatctgaaaaaactatttaaaaatcgaagcttcatgttaaccaccatgggatcgacggctgtatccttcatagtgggagccataggtgtatggggtccgtcatacctgacccacgcacgaacactcctacaagagaaggacccctGCCGTCCTggaccgtgtgactatcacgacatcctaatatttggtgtggttacagttgtttccggcattctgggagttgtagcagggtcggagataagtaaaagatatcgcaaatccaacccacgggcggacccgcttgtgtgtggctgcgcgatgatgctctccgccccttttcttctgttggcattgactttcggcaacatcagcctcgttgccaccaacatcttcatcttcattggagagacgcttctgtcagtaaatttcaccctcatatctgacattatactaaaagtagtcactccgtggaggagatcttcagccctggccgtgcagatgacaatctatcacctcctaggtgacgccggcagcccgtacctcatcggcctgatatctgacacctacgaacgaggatatgccaaatcccctcttctgaaataccgcagcctggagtatgccctcatgacctccaccataatggcagtcatcggaggggccttcttcatggccacggccctatttaTAGAGAGGGACAAacaagaagcagagatggaatcagaacctccgtcatcctcctcctcctcactgcttcctgccgatgaggaccgcgcttcagactga